Proteins found in one Triticum urartu cultivar G1812 chromosome 4, Tu2.1, whole genome shotgun sequence genomic segment:
- the LOC125552600 gene encoding sulfate transporter 1.2-like isoform X3: protein MPRTILDGGEDFNGDISRTGSHHQTDDHGYKVRFPPAKGLFTELAEGVKENFFPDDPLREYKDQPRSKKLWFGLVHLFPVLDWARSYTFGMFKGDFIAGLTIASLCIPQSVADFSFADSSFVPPLIYAAMGTSRDIAIGPAAVLSLLLGTLLQEEINPVKNPHEYSRLAFTATFFAGITQAMLGFFRLGFIIEFLSHAAIVGFMAGAAITIGLQQLKGFLGIAKFTKQSDIISVMESVWGNIQHGCNWQTILIGASFLAFLLTTKYIAKKNKKLFWVSAIAPLISVIVSTFCVFITRADKQGVAIVKDIKQGINLPSFHLIYWSGPYLAKGFRIGVVAGMVGLTEAIAIGRTFAAMKDYQIDGNKEMLALGTMNIVGSMTSCYVGTGSMSRSAVNYMAGCKTAVSNVVMAIVVMLTLLLITPLFKYTPNAILASIIINAVVSLVDYEAAYLIWKVDKMDFMALLGAFFGVVFASVEYGLLIAVAISLGKILLQVTRPRTALLGNLPRTTIYTNVEQYPEASKVPGVMIVRVDSAIYFTNSNYVKERILRWLRDEEEQQQEQKLSKTEFLIVELSPVTDIDTGGIHALEELLKALEKRKIQLILANPGSAVIQKLQSAKFTKLIGDDKIFLSVGDAVKKFAPKSALNV from the exons ATGCCGAGAACCATTTTGGACGGAGGTGAAGACTTCAATGGCGACATCTCCAGGACAGGGTCACACCACCAGACAGACGACCATGGCTACAAAGTCAGGTTCCCGCCGGCGAAGGGCCTCTTCACGGAGTTAGCCGAAGGGGTGAAGGAGAACTTCTTTCCTGACGACCCACTGCGGGAGTACAAGGACCAGCCGAGGTCCAAGAAGCTGTGGTTCGGCCTGGTGCACCTCTTTCCGGTGCTGGACTGGGCCAGGAGCTACACCTTTGGCATGTTCAAGGGGGACTTCATCGCCGGCCTCACCATCGCCAGCCTCTGCATACCTCAG AGTGTTGCTGATTTTTCATTTGCAGACAGTAGCTTCGTTCCACCTCTGATATACGCTGCGATGGGCACTTCCAGGGACATAGCCATCGGTCCAGCAGCCGTCCTGTCGCTATTGCTCGGGACTCTTCTCCAGGAAGAGATCAATCCGGTTAAGAATCCACATGAGTACAGCAGGCTGGCGTTCACCGCGACATTCTTCGCAGGGATCACTCAGGCAATGCTCGGATTCTTCAG GCTAGGGTTTATCATAGAGTTCTTGTCTCATGCAGCCATCGTTGGTTTCATGGCGGGTGCAGCCATTACCATTGGCCTTCAGCAGCTGAAAGGCTTCCTTGGCATCGCAAAATTCACCAAGCAGTCTGACATCATCTCGGTCATGGAATCGGTATGGGGAAATATACAACACGGG TGTAACTGGCAGACGATATTGATTGGAGCATCCTTCCTGGCGTTTCTTCTAACAACCAAATACATT GCCAAGAAGAATAAAAAGCTCTTCTGGGTTTCTGCAATCGCTCCGCTCATTTCAGTGATCGTATCCACATTCTGTGTGTTCATCACCCGTGCAGACAAGCAGGGTGTTGCAATT GTCAAGGATATAAAGCAAGGCATCAATCTACCTTCATTTCATCTCATATATTGGTCTGGCCCATACTTAGCTAAAGGATTCAGAATTGGTGTAGTGGCCGGAATGGTCGGCTTAACG GAAGCAATCGCAATTGGAAGAACATTTGCTGCCATGAAGGACTATCAAATAGATGGGAATAAAGAAATGCTGGCCCTAGGAACGATGAACATTGTTGGTTCAATGACTTCATGCTACGTAGGCACAG GTTCTATGTCGCGATCAGCAGTCAATTACATGGCTGGCTGCAAAACAGCAGTATCCAATGTTGTTATGGCAATTGTAGTGATGCTTACGCTGTTGTTGATCACTCCATTGTTCAAGTACACGCCCAATGCCATTCTAGCTTCTATCATCATAAATGCAGTGGTTAGCCTAGTTGACTACGAAGCGGCGTACCTTATCTGGAAGGTTGATAAAATGGACTTCATGGCATTGCTAGGAGCATTCTTTGGGGTCGTATTTGCATCAGTGGAGTACGGCTTGCTCATTGCG GTTGCAATATCTCTTGGCAAAATTCTTCTCCAAGTAACACGGCCAAGAACAGCTTTACTCGGTAACCTTCCAAGGACAACAATCTACACGAATGTTGAACAATACCCAGAGGCTAGCAAGGTACCCGGGGTTATGATTGTCAGAGTGGACTCAGCCATCTACTTCACAAACTCCAATTATGTTAAAGAGAG AATCCTGAGATGGCTGAGAGACGAGGAGGAACAACAGCAGGAACAGAAGCTGTCCAAAACAGAGTTTCTCATTGTTGAGCTATCTC CGGTGACTGACATCGACACAGGTGGAATCCATGCCTTGGAGGAGTTGTTGAAAGCACTTGAAAAGCGCAAAATTCAG CTGATCCTCGCCAATCCCGGGTCAGCAGTGATCCAGAAGCTGCAGTCAGCAAAATTCACGAAGCTCATCGGCGACGACAAGATATTCCTGTCCGTAGGCGACGCGGTGAAGAAATTTGCTCCGAAGTCAGCCCTGAACGTGTGA
- the LOC125552600 gene encoding sulfate transporter 1.2-like isoform X1 → MPRTILDGGEDFNGDISRTGSHHQTDDHGYKVRFPPAKGLFTELAEGVKENFFPDDPLREYKDQPRSKKLWFGLVHLFPVLDWARSYTFGMFKGDFIAGLTIASLCIPQDIGYAQLAFLPAHVGLYSSFVPPLIYAAMGTSRDIAIGPAAVLSLLLGTLLQEEINPVKNPHEYSRLAFTATFFAGITQAMLGFFRLGFIIEFLSHAAIVGFMAGAAITIGLQQLKGFLGIAKFTKQSDIISVMESVWGNIQHGCNWQTILIGASFLAFLLTTKYIAKKNKKLFWVSAIAPLISVIVSTFCVFITRADKQGVAIVKDIKQGINLPSFHLIYWSGPYLAKGFRIGVVAGMVGLTEAIAIGRTFAAMKDYQIDGNKEMLALGTMNIVGSMTSCYVGTGSMSRSAVNYMAGCKTAVSNVVMAIVVMLTLLLITPLFKYTPNAILASIIINAVVSLVDYEAAYLIWKVDKMDFMALLGAFFGVVFASVEYGLLIAVAISLGKILLQVTRPRTALLGNLPRTTIYTNVEQYPEASKVPGVMIVRVDSAIYFTNSNYVKERILRWLRDEEEQQQEQKLSKTEFLIVELSPVTDIDTGGIHALEELLKALEKRKIQLILANPGSAVIQKLQSAKFTKLIGDDKIFLSVGDAVKKFAPKSALNV, encoded by the exons ATGCCGAGAACCATTTTGGACGGAGGTGAAGACTTCAATGGCGACATCTCCAGGACAGGGTCACACCACCAGACAGACGACCATGGCTACAAAGTCAGGTTCCCGCCGGCGAAGGGCCTCTTCACGGAGTTAGCCGAAGGGGTGAAGGAGAACTTCTTTCCTGACGACCCACTGCGGGAGTACAAGGACCAGCCGAGGTCCAAGAAGCTGTGGTTCGGCCTGGTGCACCTCTTTCCGGTGCTGGACTGGGCCAGGAGCTACACCTTTGGCATGTTCAAGGGGGACTTCATCGCCGGCCTCACCATCGCCAGCCTCTGCATACCTCAG GACATTGGTTATGCACAGCTTGCTTTCCTGCCAGCACATGTTGGGCTCT ACAGTAGCTTCGTTCCACCTCTGATATACGCTGCGATGGGCACTTCCAGGGACATAGCCATCGGTCCAGCAGCCGTCCTGTCGCTATTGCTCGGGACTCTTCTCCAGGAAGAGATCAATCCGGTTAAGAATCCACATGAGTACAGCAGGCTGGCGTTCACCGCGACATTCTTCGCAGGGATCACTCAGGCAATGCTCGGATTCTTCAG GCTAGGGTTTATCATAGAGTTCTTGTCTCATGCAGCCATCGTTGGTTTCATGGCGGGTGCAGCCATTACCATTGGCCTTCAGCAGCTGAAAGGCTTCCTTGGCATCGCAAAATTCACCAAGCAGTCTGACATCATCTCGGTCATGGAATCGGTATGGGGAAATATACAACACGGG TGTAACTGGCAGACGATATTGATTGGAGCATCCTTCCTGGCGTTTCTTCTAACAACCAAATACATT GCCAAGAAGAATAAAAAGCTCTTCTGGGTTTCTGCAATCGCTCCGCTCATTTCAGTGATCGTATCCACATTCTGTGTGTTCATCACCCGTGCAGACAAGCAGGGTGTTGCAATT GTCAAGGATATAAAGCAAGGCATCAATCTACCTTCATTTCATCTCATATATTGGTCTGGCCCATACTTAGCTAAAGGATTCAGAATTGGTGTAGTGGCCGGAATGGTCGGCTTAACG GAAGCAATCGCAATTGGAAGAACATTTGCTGCCATGAAGGACTATCAAATAGATGGGAATAAAGAAATGCTGGCCCTAGGAACGATGAACATTGTTGGTTCAATGACTTCATGCTACGTAGGCACAG GTTCTATGTCGCGATCAGCAGTCAATTACATGGCTGGCTGCAAAACAGCAGTATCCAATGTTGTTATGGCAATTGTAGTGATGCTTACGCTGTTGTTGATCACTCCATTGTTCAAGTACACGCCCAATGCCATTCTAGCTTCTATCATCATAAATGCAGTGGTTAGCCTAGTTGACTACGAAGCGGCGTACCTTATCTGGAAGGTTGATAAAATGGACTTCATGGCATTGCTAGGAGCATTCTTTGGGGTCGTATTTGCATCAGTGGAGTACGGCTTGCTCATTGCG GTTGCAATATCTCTTGGCAAAATTCTTCTCCAAGTAACACGGCCAAGAACAGCTTTACTCGGTAACCTTCCAAGGACAACAATCTACACGAATGTTGAACAATACCCAGAGGCTAGCAAGGTACCCGGGGTTATGATTGTCAGAGTGGACTCAGCCATCTACTTCACAAACTCCAATTATGTTAAAGAGAG AATCCTGAGATGGCTGAGAGACGAGGAGGAACAACAGCAGGAACAGAAGCTGTCCAAAACAGAGTTTCTCATTGTTGAGCTATCTC CGGTGACTGACATCGACACAGGTGGAATCCATGCCTTGGAGGAGTTGTTGAAAGCACTTGAAAAGCGCAAAATTCAG CTGATCCTCGCCAATCCCGGGTCAGCAGTGATCCAGAAGCTGCAGTCAGCAAAATTCACGAAGCTCATCGGCGACGACAAGATATTCCTGTCCGTAGGCGACGCGGTGAAGAAATTTGCTCCGAAGTCAGCCCTGAACGTGTGA
- the LOC125554109 gene encoding uncharacterized protein LOC125554109: MRRQGRNEASPSIIHTSSIALLQERFRNLQRVKEMREGRELQRVHHSADATDRAGSPLPPAPLDLGLQPTAAGGDERPRWFLHPDLVRPSRPLHGASAYSGFGGDNGGVQASQPAAAAAGSWGEVPRMQNSGYRGDVDVDTSLHL; encoded by the coding sequence ATGAGAAGGCAGGGGCGCAATGAGGCTTCCCCGTCGATCATCCACACGTCGTCCATAGCCCTCCTCCAGGAGCGGTTCAGGAACCTGCAGAGGGTCAAGGAGATGCGGGAGGGCAGGGAGCTGCAGCGGGTGCACCACTCCGCCGACGCCACCGACCGCGCCGGCTCCCCGTTGCCGCCGGCGCCTCTCGACCTTGGCCTGCAGCCCACGGCGGCCGGCGGCGACGAGCGGCCGAGGTGGTTCTTGCACCCGGACCTGGTGCGGCCGTCCAGGCCCCTGCACGGCGCGTCCGCCTACAGCGGCTTCGGCGGCGACAACGGCGGCGTTCAGGCGTCGcagcccgcggcggcggcggcgggctcgtGGGGGGAGGTGCCGAGAATGCAGAATTCGGGCTATAGGGGTGATGTAGACGTGGACACCTCGCTTCATCTGTAA
- the LOC125552600 gene encoding sulfate transporter 1.2-like isoform X2, with the protein MPRTILDGGEDFNGDISRTGSHHQTDDHGYKVRFPPAKGLFTELAEGVKENFFPDDPLREYKDQPRSKKLWFGLVHLFPVLDWARSYTFGMFKGDFIAGLTIASLCIPQDIGYAQLAFLPAHVGLYSSFVPPLIYAAMGTSRDIAIGPAAVLSLLLGTLLQEEINPVKNPHEYSRLAFTATFFAGITQAMLGFFRLGFIIEFLSHAAIVGFMAGAAITIGLQQLKGFLGIAKFTKQSDIISVMESVWGNIQHGCNWQTILIGASFLAFLLTTKYIAKKNKKLFWVSAIAPLISVIVSTFCVFITRADKQGVAIVKDIKQGINLPSFHLIYWSGPYLAKGFRIGVVAGMVGLTEAIAIGRTFAAMKDYQIDGNKEMLALGTMNIVGSMTSCYVGTGSMSRSAVNYMAGCKTAVSNVVMAIVVMLTLLLITPLFKYTPNAILASIIINAVVSLVDYEAAYLIWKVDKMDFMALLGAFFGVVFASVEYGLLIAVAISLGKILLQVTRPRTALLGNLPRTTIYTNVEQYPEASKVPGVMIVRVDSAIYFTNSNYVKERILRWLRDEEEQQQEQKLSKTEFLIVELSRGIHALEELLKALEKRKIQLILANPGSAVIQKLQSAKFTKLIGDDKIFLSVGDAVKKFAPKSALNV; encoded by the exons ATGCCGAGAACCATTTTGGACGGAGGTGAAGACTTCAATGGCGACATCTCCAGGACAGGGTCACACCACCAGACAGACGACCATGGCTACAAAGTCAGGTTCCCGCCGGCGAAGGGCCTCTTCACGGAGTTAGCCGAAGGGGTGAAGGAGAACTTCTTTCCTGACGACCCACTGCGGGAGTACAAGGACCAGCCGAGGTCCAAGAAGCTGTGGTTCGGCCTGGTGCACCTCTTTCCGGTGCTGGACTGGGCCAGGAGCTACACCTTTGGCATGTTCAAGGGGGACTTCATCGCCGGCCTCACCATCGCCAGCCTCTGCATACCTCAG GACATTGGTTATGCACAGCTTGCTTTCCTGCCAGCACATGTTGGGCTCT ACAGTAGCTTCGTTCCACCTCTGATATACGCTGCGATGGGCACTTCCAGGGACATAGCCATCGGTCCAGCAGCCGTCCTGTCGCTATTGCTCGGGACTCTTCTCCAGGAAGAGATCAATCCGGTTAAGAATCCACATGAGTACAGCAGGCTGGCGTTCACCGCGACATTCTTCGCAGGGATCACTCAGGCAATGCTCGGATTCTTCAG GCTAGGGTTTATCATAGAGTTCTTGTCTCATGCAGCCATCGTTGGTTTCATGGCGGGTGCAGCCATTACCATTGGCCTTCAGCAGCTGAAAGGCTTCCTTGGCATCGCAAAATTCACCAAGCAGTCTGACATCATCTCGGTCATGGAATCGGTATGGGGAAATATACAACACGGG TGTAACTGGCAGACGATATTGATTGGAGCATCCTTCCTGGCGTTTCTTCTAACAACCAAATACATT GCCAAGAAGAATAAAAAGCTCTTCTGGGTTTCTGCAATCGCTCCGCTCATTTCAGTGATCGTATCCACATTCTGTGTGTTCATCACCCGTGCAGACAAGCAGGGTGTTGCAATT GTCAAGGATATAAAGCAAGGCATCAATCTACCTTCATTTCATCTCATATATTGGTCTGGCCCATACTTAGCTAAAGGATTCAGAATTGGTGTAGTGGCCGGAATGGTCGGCTTAACG GAAGCAATCGCAATTGGAAGAACATTTGCTGCCATGAAGGACTATCAAATAGATGGGAATAAAGAAATGCTGGCCCTAGGAACGATGAACATTGTTGGTTCAATGACTTCATGCTACGTAGGCACAG GTTCTATGTCGCGATCAGCAGTCAATTACATGGCTGGCTGCAAAACAGCAGTATCCAATGTTGTTATGGCAATTGTAGTGATGCTTACGCTGTTGTTGATCACTCCATTGTTCAAGTACACGCCCAATGCCATTCTAGCTTCTATCATCATAAATGCAGTGGTTAGCCTAGTTGACTACGAAGCGGCGTACCTTATCTGGAAGGTTGATAAAATGGACTTCATGGCATTGCTAGGAGCATTCTTTGGGGTCGTATTTGCATCAGTGGAGTACGGCTTGCTCATTGCG GTTGCAATATCTCTTGGCAAAATTCTTCTCCAAGTAACACGGCCAAGAACAGCTTTACTCGGTAACCTTCCAAGGACAACAATCTACACGAATGTTGAACAATACCCAGAGGCTAGCAAGGTACCCGGGGTTATGATTGTCAGAGTGGACTCAGCCATCTACTTCACAAACTCCAATTATGTTAAAGAGAG AATCCTGAGATGGCTGAGAGACGAGGAGGAACAACAGCAGGAACAGAAGCTGTCCAAAACAGAGTTTCTCATTGTTGAGCTATCTC GTGGAATCCATGCCTTGGAGGAGTTGTTGAAAGCACTTGAAAAGCGCAAAATTCAG CTGATCCTCGCCAATCCCGGGTCAGCAGTGATCCAGAAGCTGCAGTCAGCAAAATTCACGAAGCTCATCGGCGACGACAAGATATTCCTGTCCGTAGGCGACGCGGTGAAGAAATTTGCTCCGAAGTCAGCCCTGAACGTGTGA